One segment of Cervus canadensis isolate Bull #8, Minnesota chromosome 32, ASM1932006v1, whole genome shotgun sequence DNA contains the following:
- the LOC122433311 gene encoding putative ankyrin repeat domain-containing protein 19 isoform X2 has translation MAGVPVVPLRGCGQVGFGSFRRAGASPPLPQRPPLPPVLEAAVRAGSGDAERPGDGLLELRTALHLACANGHPAVVALLLERRCRLNLCDSENRTALMKAVECQEEECATLLLEHGADPNLTDANGNTALHHAVFCQNISLAAKLLSYHANIEAKNEDDLTPLLLAISERKQQMVEFLVKKEANVHAVDKMKRTALILAVSYESMSVVSLLLQRGADVFSQDVFGRTAEEYAALSGFNIICQLISEYKEKRPKTPPEKSNPVDTSSEEDSLSRFSNKPGADSWPPSDDEVLDFATKTDHLPAELGAACSVSAPGCNISSSSTGVVINERMAKEV, from the exons ATGGCGGGTGTGCCTGTGGTTCcactccgtggctgtgggcaggtCGGTTTCGGCAGCTTCCGGCGCGCGGGGGCGTCGCCGCCACTTCCTCAGCGCCCCCCGCTGCCCCCCGTCCTCGAAGCCGCTGTGCGCGCGGGCTCCGGTGACGCGGAGAGACCGGGAGACGGGCTGCTGGAGCTCAG GACTGCGCTCCACTTGGCCTGTGCCAATGGCCATCCCGCGGTGGTGGCCCTCCTCCTGGAGAGAAGATGCCGGCTTAACCTCTGTGACAGTGAGAACAGGACCGCGCTGATGAAGGCCGTAGAATGCCAAGAGGAGGAGTGCGCGACTCTCCTGCTGGAGCACGGCGCCGACCCAAACCTCACGGACGCCAATGGCAACACCGCGCTCCACCACGCTGTCTTTTGCCAGAATATATCACTCGCAGCAAAGCTGCTTTCCTATCACGCCAATATAGAAGCCAAGAACGAGGATGACCTCACACCACTATTATTGGCCATAAGTGAAAGGAAACAGCAAATGGTGGAATTTTTagtaaagaaagaagcaaatgtaCACGCGGTTGATAAGATGAAAAGAACCGCCCTCATCCTTGCTGTCAGTTACGAGTCTATGAGTGTCGTCAGCCTTCTCCTGCAGCGAGGTGCTGACGTCTTTTCTCAAGATGTCTTTGGACGGACTGCAGAAGAATATGCTGCTCTGAGTGGTTTTAATATCATTTGCCAACTGATCtctgaatataaagaaaagaggcCGAAAACTCCTCCCGAAAAGAGCAACCCAGTGGATACGAgttctgaagaagactctttaagCAGGTTTTCCAACAAACCTGGTGCTGACTCATGGCCTCCGTCAGATGATGAAGTCTTAGATTTTGCGACCAAGACTGATCATCTTCCAGCAGAGCTGGGAGCTGCGTGTTCAGTGTCTGCACCTGGATGCAACATATCAAGTTCTTCAACGGGAGTTGTTATCAATGAAAGGATGGCAAAGGAAGTGTGA
- the LOC122433311 gene encoding putative ankyrin repeat domain-containing protein 19 isoform X1 — MAGVPVVPLRGCGQVGFGSFRRAGASPPLPQRPPLPPVLEAAVRAGSGDAERPGDGLLELRSKKGSSPFGSSIIPGRDGSHRINFQPGYRIRDKDLGKIHRAASVGNVAKVQQVLLLGKSGLNDKDKMNRTALHLACANGHPAVVALLLERRCRLNLCDSENRTALMKAVECQEEECATLLLEHGADPNLTDANGNTALHHAVFCQNISLAAKLLSYHANIEAKNEDDLTPLLLAISERKQQMVEFLVKKEANVHAVDKMKRTALILAVSYESMSVVSLLLQRGADVFSQDVFGRTAEEYAALSGFNIICQLISEYKEKRPKTPPEKSNPVDTSSEEDSLSRFSNKPGADSWPPSDDEVLDFATKTDHLPAELGAACSVSAPGCNISSSSTGVVINERMAKEV; from the coding sequence ATGGCGGGTGTGCCTGTGGTTCcactccgtggctgtgggcaggtCGGTTTCGGCAGCTTCCGGCGCGCGGGGGCGTCGCCGCCACTTCCTCAGCGCCCCCCGCTGCCCCCCGTCCTCGAAGCCGCTGTGCGCGCGGGCTCCGGTGACGCGGAGAGACCGGGAGACGGGCTGCTGGAGCTCAGGAGTAAGAAGGGCAGCTCGCCCTTCGGCTCCTCCATCATCCCGGGGAGAGACGGCAGTCATAGAATCAACTTTCAGCCCGGGTACCGCATCCGAGACAAGGACCTCGGAAAGATCCACAGAGCTGCCAGCGTAGGCAACGTAGCTAAAGTGCAGCAGGTCCTGTTGCTCGGGAAGAGTGGCCTGAATGACAAGGACAAGATGAACAGGACTGCGCTCCACTTGGCCTGTGCCAATGGCCATCCCGCGGTGGTGGCCCTCCTCCTGGAGAGAAGATGCCGGCTTAACCTCTGTGACAGTGAGAACAGGACCGCGCTGATGAAGGCCGTAGAATGCCAAGAGGAGGAGTGCGCGACTCTCCTGCTGGAGCACGGCGCCGACCCAAACCTCACGGACGCCAATGGCAACACCGCGCTCCACCACGCTGTCTTTTGCCAGAATATATCACTCGCAGCAAAGCTGCTTTCCTATCACGCCAATATAGAAGCCAAGAACGAGGATGACCTCACACCACTATTATTGGCCATAAGTGAAAGGAAACAGCAAATGGTGGAATTTTTagtaaagaaagaagcaaatgtaCACGCGGTTGATAAGATGAAAAGAACCGCCCTCATCCTTGCTGTCAGTTACGAGTCTATGAGTGTCGTCAGCCTTCTCCTGCAGCGAGGTGCTGACGTCTTTTCTCAAGATGTCTTTGGACGGACTGCAGAAGAATATGCTGCTCTGAGTGGTTTTAATATCATTTGCCAACTGATCtctgaatataaagaaaagaggcCGAAAACTCCTCCCGAAAAGAGCAACCCAGTGGATACGAgttctgaagaagactctttaagCAGGTTTTCCAACAAACCTGGTGCTGACTCATGGCCTCCGTCAGATGATGAAGTCTTAGATTTTGCGACCAAGACTGATCATCTTCCAGCAGAGCTGGGAGCTGCGTGTTCAGTGTCTGCACCTGGATGCAACATATCAAGTTCTTCAACGGGAGTTGTTATCAATGAAAGGATGGCAAAGGAAGTGTGA